Proteins from one Streptomyces genisteinicus genomic window:
- the groL gene encoding chaperonin GroEL (60 kDa chaperone family; promotes refolding of misfolded polypeptides especially under stressful conditions; forms two stacked rings of heptamers to form a barrel-shaped 14mer; ends can be capped by GroES; misfolded proteins enter the barrel where they are refolded when GroES binds), producing MAKIIAFDEEARRGLERGMNQLADAVKVTLGPKGRNVVLEKKWGAPTITNDGVSIAKEIELEDPYEKIGAELVKEVAKKTDDVAGDGTTTATVLAQALVREGLRNVAAGANPMALKRGIEKAVEAVSGALLEQAKDVETKEQIASTASISAADTQIGELIAEAMDKVGKEGVITVEESQTFGLELELTEGMRFDKGYISAYFATDMERMEASLDDPYLLIVNSKIGNVKDLLPLLEKVMQSGKPLLIIAEDVEGEALSTLVVNKIRGTFKSVAVKAPGFGDRRKAMLNDIAILTGGTVISEEVGLKLENAGLDLLGRARKVVITKDETTIVDGAGDSDQVAGRVNQIRAEIENSDSDYDREKLQERLAKLAGGVAVIKAGAATEVELKERKHRIEDAVRNAKAAVEEGIVAGGGVALLQASSVFEKLELSGDEATGANAVKLALEAPLKQIAVNGGLEGGVIVEKVRNLPVGHGLNAATGEYVDMIAEGIIDPAKVTRSALQNAASIAALFLTTEAVIADKPEKAAAPAGGGMPGGDMDF from the coding sequence ATGGCCAAGATCATCGCGTTCGACGAGGAGGCACGGCGCGGTCTCGAGCGCGGGATGAACCAGCTCGCCGACGCCGTCAAGGTCACCCTTGGTCCCAAGGGTCGCAACGTCGTCCTCGAGAAGAAGTGGGGCGCCCCCACGATCACCAACGATGGTGTGTCCATCGCCAAGGAGATCGAGCTCGAGGACCCGTACGAGAAGATCGGCGCCGAGCTGGTCAAGGAAGTCGCCAAGAAGACGGACGACGTCGCCGGTGACGGCACGACGACCGCGACGGTCCTGGCCCAGGCTCTGGTCCGCGAGGGCCTGCGCAACGTGGCCGCCGGCGCCAACCCGATGGCCCTCAAGCGCGGCATCGAGAAGGCCGTCGAGGCCGTCTCCGGTGCGCTGCTGGAGCAGGCGAAGGATGTCGAGACCAAGGAGCAGATCGCTTCCACGGCCTCCATCTCCGCCGCCGACACCCAGATCGGCGAGCTCATCGCCGAGGCCATGGACAAGGTCGGCAAGGAAGGCGTCATCACCGTCGAGGAGTCCCAGACCTTCGGTCTGGAGCTGGAGCTCACCGAGGGTATGCGCTTCGACAAGGGCTACATCTCGGCGTACTTCGCGACCGACATGGAGCGTATGGAGGCGTCCCTCGACGACCCGTACCTCCTGATCGTCAACTCCAAGATCGGCAACGTGAAGGACCTCCTTCCGCTGCTGGAGAAGGTCATGCAGTCGGGCAAGCCGCTGCTGATCATCGCCGAGGACGTCGAGGGCGAGGCCCTGTCGACCCTGGTCGTCAACAAGATCCGCGGCACCTTCAAGTCCGTCGCCGTCAAGGCCCCGGGCTTCGGCGACCGCCGCAAGGCCATGCTGAACGACATCGCCATCCTCACGGGCGGCACGGTCATCTCCGAGGAGGTCGGTCTCAAGCTCGAGAACGCCGGCCTGGACCTGCTGGGCCGTGCCCGCAAGGTCGTCATCACCAAGGACGAGACCACCATCGTCGACGGCGCCGGTGACAGCGACCAGGTCGCCGGCCGGGTCAACCAGATCCGCGCCGAGATCGAGAACAGCGACTCGGACTACGACCGCGAGAAGCTCCAGGAGCGCCTCGCGAAGCTGGCCGGCGGCGTGGCCGTCATCAAGGCCGGCGCCGCGACCGAGGTCGAGCTCAAGGAGCGCAAGCACCGCATCGAGGACGCCGTTCGCAACGCGAAGGCGGCCGTCGAGGAGGGCATCGTCGCCGGTGGTGGCGTGGCCCTGCTCCAGGCCTCCTCGGTCTTCGAGAAGCTTGAGCTCTCGGGCGACGAGGCGACCGGCGCCAACGCCGTGAAGCTCGCGCTGGAGGCCCCGCTCAAGCAGATCGCCGTCAACGGTGGTCTCGAGGGCGGCGTCATCGTCGAGAAGGTGCGCAACCTGCCCGTCGGCCACGGCCTGAACGCCGCGACCGGTGAGTACGTCGACATGATCGCCGAGGGCATCATCGACCCCGCGAAGGTCACCCGCTCCGCTCTGCAGAACGCGGCGTCCATCGCGGCGCTGTTCCTCACCACCGAGGCCGTCATCGCCGACAAGCCGGAGAAGGCCGCCGCGCCCGCCGGCGGCGGCATGCCGGGCGGTGACATGGACTTCTGA
- a CDS encoding contact-dependent growth inhibition system immunity protein — protein sequence MPMKPLEFDRRYGELDQVISAYLGRPVDGAEDAEEGPDEALLAYLRHTWHTRPWALGIAEQQVREYARNPPGRLRLSLGEFYPVPDVGLPESMIQDWLFRIADHLKGSIEDGAVPPPAVPRTHWEWRARFPELAQLLGGWFSQDMPDEFADHDAALGDYARSTQPQLVARAVGELAEFLALGLDEPDCVLALAELGMEVDPPAPYAPSSWLGLVSERLAARADSGRPADPER from the coding sequence GTGCCCATGAAGCCTCTGGAGTTCGACCGTCGTTACGGCGAGCTGGACCAGGTGATCAGCGCCTATCTCGGCCGGCCCGTCGACGGTGCGGAGGATGCCGAGGAGGGGCCGGACGAGGCGTTGCTGGCCTACTTGCGGCACACCTGGCACACCCGTCCGTGGGCGTTGGGCATCGCCGAGCAGCAGGTCCGCGAATACGCCCGCAATCCGCCCGGCCGCCTCAGGCTCAGTCTGGGCGAGTTCTATCCGGTGCCGGACGTGGGACTGCCCGAGTCCATGATCCAGGACTGGCTCTTCCGGATCGCCGACCACCTCAAGGGGTCGATCGAGGACGGTGCCGTCCCGCCCCCGGCAGTGCCGCGCACCCACTGGGAGTGGCGCGCGCGCTTCCCGGAACTCGCCCAGCTCCTCGGGGGCTGGTTCTCCCAGGACATGCCCGACGAGTTCGCCGACCACGACGCGGCGCTCGGGGACTACGCCCGGTCCACGCAGCCGCAGCTGGTGGCCCGCGCCGTCGGCGAACTCGCCGAGTTCCTGGCGCTCGGCCTGGACGAGCCCGACTGTGTGCTGGCCCTGGCGGAACTGGGCATGGAAGTGGACCCACCGGCGCCCTACGCCCCGAGCAGCTGGCTCGGTCTTGTCTCCGAACGGCTGGCCGCCCGCGCGGACAGCGGGCGTCCGGCGGATCCGGAGCGGTGA
- a CDS encoding RNase A-like domain-containing protein: protein MAGPQPGPPAAGPNGTIDVKPSDLYRVSGGVAAQQSPMDRGAKQLLEKLREYPDAGGYGTAPQAFAASYVKVGNRFLEVWAKSIVSIGGAAVGFTSTANSYAKAEAANDPSGKTKAVHQPLPAVIEKVPDYGSVPNLRWGDDDGGDDVIRTLLEWVPGPVRDVLRPVVKHAFRMGKVAEVYPYPQQHYLNSLSKAWMSMTMTLSVTESALTGNVDSITRQSNSEWHNAMRHFCSSLWGTSAWGKSTAGYQWKHDSAASQTSTHPVMTVLFDTAQKVGDLLYQFAEAAVYINHEVWEVYKEAVLDAIPKVEVNLKDGVGMDDVKGLVKGLVKGAAKGAAQLGAGIVLNLDTAKLNAIVTEYNRRVNALVPQMDALMSPLDEAFRSAPRFEAQEARAEAFGRRALDEFKKEHRWTDPEDTKNGIYRIDLASSEYMANGHTVDKHVGKSPEQLAQRLRDQGDPATASWPHGKPTVGAASSFTDLSSAQRFTQYNIDQHSADIKQWLDGPPPPADGEVRKFVGAGPNGEVTGTSVTKQPYDPADPMTGFKQGGMEAKPIDVKNIDTRLKYDSSLDPPFAVITSMPAR, encoded by the coding sequence ATGGCCGGACCGCAGCCCGGCCCCCCGGCGGCCGGACCGAACGGCACCATCGACGTCAAGCCGTCCGACCTCTACAGGGTGTCCGGCGGGGTCGCCGCCCAGCAGTCGCCGATGGACCGGGGCGCGAAGCAGCTCCTCGAGAAGCTGCGCGAGTATCCCGACGCCGGCGGCTACGGAACCGCCCCCCAGGCCTTCGCCGCCTCGTACGTCAAGGTGGGCAACCGCTTCCTGGAGGTGTGGGCGAAGAGCATCGTCAGCATCGGCGGAGCCGCGGTCGGGTTCACGTCGACGGCCAACAGCTACGCCAAGGCCGAAGCCGCCAACGACCCCTCGGGCAAGACCAAGGCCGTGCATCAGCCGCTGCCCGCGGTCATCGAGAAGGTGCCGGACTACGGCTCCGTGCCGAACCTCAGGTGGGGCGACGACGACGGCGGGGACGACGTCATCCGCACGCTGCTGGAATGGGTTCCCGGGCCGGTGCGGGACGTGCTGCGCCCCGTGGTGAAACACGCCTTCCGGATGGGCAAGGTGGCCGAGGTCTACCCGTACCCGCAGCAGCACTACCTGAACTCGCTCTCCAAGGCGTGGATGTCGATGACCATGACGCTCTCCGTGACGGAGAGCGCGCTGACGGGGAACGTCGACAGCATCACCCGGCAGAGCAACAGCGAGTGGCACAACGCCATGCGGCACTTCTGCAGTTCACTGTGGGGCACGTCGGCGTGGGGGAAGAGCACCGCGGGCTACCAGTGGAAGCACGACTCCGCCGCGTCGCAGACGTCCACCCATCCCGTGATGACGGTCCTCTTCGACACAGCCCAGAAGGTCGGCGACCTGCTGTACCAGTTTGCCGAGGCGGCCGTCTACATCAACCACGAGGTGTGGGAGGTGTACAAGGAGGCGGTGCTCGACGCGATCCCCAAGGTCGAGGTGAACCTCAAGGACGGTGTCGGGATGGACGACGTCAAGGGTCTCGTCAAGGGCCTGGTGAAGGGCGCGGCCAAGGGGGCGGCCCAGCTCGGCGCCGGCATCGTCCTCAATCTCGACACCGCGAAGCTGAACGCGATCGTCACCGAGTACAACCGGCGGGTCAACGCGCTGGTGCCGCAGATGGACGCCCTGATGAGCCCGCTGGACGAGGCGTTCCGCAGCGCTCCCCGGTTCGAGGCCCAGGAGGCCCGCGCCGAGGCCTTCGGCCGACGTGCTCTCGACGAGTTCAAGAAGGAACACCGGTGGACCGATCCCGAGGACACGAAGAACGGGATCTACCGCATCGACCTGGCCAGTTCTGAGTACATGGCAAACGGCCACACCGTGGACAAGCATGTCGGCAAGTCACCGGAGCAATTGGCCCAGCGTCTGCGTGATCAGGGCGATCCGGCAACGGCGAGCTGGCCGCACGGCAAACCCACGGTCGGCGCGGCATCCAGCTTCACTGATCTGTCGAGTGCCCAGCGCTTCACCCAGTACAACATCGATCAGCACTCGGCCGATATCAAGCAGTGGCTCGACGGCCCGCCGCCGCCGGCCGACGGCGAGGTGAGGAAGTTCGTCGGAGCCGGCCCGAACGGTGAGGTGACGGGCACGAGCGTCACCAAGCAGCCGTACGATCCGGCGGACCCCATGACCGGATTCAAGCAGGGCGGTATGGAGGCCAAGCCCATCGACGTGAAGAACATCGACACGCGGCTGAAGTACGATTCCAGCCTCGATCCCCCCTTTGCCGTCATCACTTCCATGCCTGCGCGCTGA
- a CDS encoding helix-turn-helix domain-containing protein, whose translation MSPVLDTAFVPPADREEVVRHAVWESVVAVDIDHGPPAEEMSVRIGLGAAGPLRICSARATAVTIHRTSRQARRDDEEPAVFLGLQVSGTSLVVQNGRECVLRPGEFAVYESVAPYTLLFDEGVDHHFLRFPRSALALPDRLLRETGALALGPGDPLARLAFDYFARLASDDALHEGAYAEAVVEPSVELLRAVLTSRHGDTDRARAPMEATLSLRITRYIRAHLADRDLSAARIAAAHGISVRHLYAVLARSGISLGDHVRALRLAECRRDLAGPPGRLRTIGATGRRWGFTDATHFSKVFKRAYGMSPRAWRDLNHPR comes from the coding sequence ATGAGCCCCGTCCTGGACACCGCCTTCGTGCCGCCGGCGGACCGCGAGGAAGTGGTCCGGCACGCGGTGTGGGAGTCCGTGGTCGCGGTCGACATCGACCACGGGCCGCCCGCCGAGGAGATGTCCGTGCGCATCGGGCTCGGCGCCGCCGGCCCGTTGCGGATCTGCTCGGCGCGGGCGACGGCGGTCACCATCCACCGCACGTCCCGGCAGGCCCGCCGCGACGACGAGGAGCCCGCCGTCTTCCTCGGACTCCAGGTCTCGGGCACCAGCCTGGTCGTGCAGAACGGCCGCGAATGCGTGCTGCGGCCCGGCGAGTTCGCCGTCTACGAGTCCGTCGCGCCCTACACCCTGCTCTTCGACGAAGGGGTGGACCACCACTTCCTGCGCTTCCCCCGCTCGGCGCTCGCGCTCCCCGACCGGCTGCTGCGGGAGACCGGCGCACTCGCCCTCGGCCCGGGCGACCCCCTCGCACGGCTCGCCTTCGACTACTTCGCCCGGCTCGCCTCCGACGACGCGCTGCACGAGGGCGCGTACGCCGAAGCCGTGGTGGAACCGAGCGTCGAACTCCTGCGCGCCGTCCTGACCTCCCGGCACGGGGACACCGACCGGGCCAGGGCGCCGATGGAGGCGACGCTGAGCCTGCGGATCACCCGGTACATCCGCGCACACCTGGCCGACCGCGACCTGTCTGCGGCCCGGATCGCCGCCGCGCACGGCATCTCCGTGCGGCACCTCTACGCCGTGCTCGCCCGCTCCGGCATCAGCCTCGGCGACCACGTCCGGGCGCTGCGCCTGGCCGAGTGCAGACGGGACCTGGCCGGCCCGCCCGGCAGACTGCGGACCATCGGCGCGACGGGCCGGCGGTGGGGCTTCACGGACGCCACCCACTTCAGCAAGGTCTTCAAGCGCGCCTACGGCATGTCCCCGCGCGCCTGGCGCGACCTCAACCACCCACGCTGA
- a CDS encoding WXG100 family type VII secretion target, with amino-acid sequence MSDDEHITVDFATLQRLSGDLEDILKKMNERLDLLHGRVEKVVLTWEGEAREVFVDELDKWDRSAQDLQAAQAWLHEIVTTGHINYSAAHQAVLRGWSGA; translated from the coding sequence ATGTCGGACGACGAGCACATAACCGTCGACTTCGCCACGCTGCAACGGCTGTCGGGTGATCTGGAGGACATCCTCAAGAAGATGAACGAGCGGCTCGACCTGCTGCACGGCAGGGTCGAGAAGGTCGTGCTGACCTGGGAGGGCGAGGCCCGCGAGGTCTTCGTCGACGAGCTCGACAAGTGGGACCGCTCGGCGCAGGACCTCCAAGCGGCGCAGGCGTGGCTGCACGAGATCGTCACCACGGGGCACATCAACTACTCCGCGGCGCACCAGGCGGTGCTGCGGGGCTGGAGCGGCGCCTGA
- a CDS encoding type II toxin-antitoxin system Phd/YefM family antitoxin: MRTMTYTESRAKYAETLNAVVDDREEVIVTRAGREPVVIVALAEYESLKETAYLLRSPENARRLLASIDRLENGGGTVRELAE, from the coding sequence ATGCGGACCATGACCTACACCGAGTCCCGCGCGAAGTACGCCGAGACCCTGAACGCGGTGGTCGACGATCGCGAGGAGGTCATAGTGACCAGAGCGGGGCGCGAGCCCGTGGTCATCGTCGCGCTCGCCGAGTACGAGTCGTTGAAGGAGACCGCGTACCTGCTGCGCAGCCCGGAGAACGCCCGGCGCCTGCTGGCATCCATCGACCGCCTGGAGAACGGCGGCGGCACGGTCAGGGAGCTCGCCGAGTGA
- a CDS encoding Txe/YoeB family addiction module toxin, translating to MKFVWDESSWGDYVWWQAQDRKVLKRINTLLQDIARNGNEGIGKPEPLKHGFQGYWSRRITDEHRLVYKIVDDEIRVAACRYHYER from the coding sequence GTGAAGTTCGTGTGGGACGAGTCGAGCTGGGGCGACTACGTCTGGTGGCAGGCCCAGGACCGCAAGGTCCTGAAGCGCATCAACACCCTGCTCCAGGACATCGCACGCAACGGCAACGAAGGCATCGGGAAGCCCGAGCCCCTCAAGCACGGCTTCCAGGGCTACTGGTCGCGCCGCATCACCGACGAGCACCGCCTCGTCTACAAGATCGTCGACGACGAGATCCGGGTCGCCGCCTGCCGGTACCACTACGAGCGCTGA
- a CDS encoding peptidoglycan-binding domain-containing protein → MQRVLTRRRTRWGVLGATALLFAAGLTASPAMTTPAHAAYGPCNTTVKRTDGLAVHNYYVVPARTGNGLSCYMRYRTGSENAVEALQRAILHCYRTTPAAQRIRDTGGADGVYGTGTVDAVRWLQANRLGVSADGVYGPATRAAMQWPDYWRNPSNGDIEFIDCYKPPF, encoded by the coding sequence GTGCAACGAGTACTGACGAGACGGCGCACGCGGTGGGGTGTGCTGGGGGCCACGGCCCTGCTGTTCGCCGCCGGCCTGACGGCCAGTCCGGCGATGACCACGCCGGCCCACGCCGCGTACGGCCCGTGCAACACGACGGTGAAGCGCACCGACGGGCTGGCCGTGCACAACTACTACGTGGTGCCCGCGCGCACGGGCAACGGCCTGAGCTGCTACATGCGGTACCGGACGGGCAGCGAGAACGCGGTCGAGGCCCTGCAGCGGGCGATTCTGCACTGCTACCGCACCACTCCCGCCGCCCAGCGGATCCGCGACACCGGAGGAGCGGACGGGGTCTACGGCACCGGCACGGTGGACGCCGTCCGGTGGCTCCAGGCCAACCGGCTCGGTGTGAGCGCGGACGGCGTCTACGGGCCCGCGACGCGTGCGGCGATGCAGTGGCCGGACTACTGGCGCAACCCGTCCAACGGGGACATCGAGTTCATCGACTGCTACAAGCCGCCCTT
- a CDS encoding RNase A-like domain-containing protein: MRTRSSSYPDRETAQWATQQVVTRNEQAIHRWLAQGTRQRLTIEAAWPSREEPVGRVLLQAMMLAGREPVDVRAARVVLHRAPESAHGFVVHATFPVYL, from the coding sequence GTGCGTACACGCAGTTCGAGCTACCCCGACCGGGAGACGGCCCAGTGGGCCACCCAGCAGGTCGTGACCCGCAACGAGCAGGCCATCCACCGGTGGCTCGCCCAGGGCACCCGGCAGCGGCTGACGATCGAGGCCGCGTGGCCGTCGCGGGAGGAGCCGGTGGGCCGCGTGCTCCTGCAGGCGATGATGCTCGCCGGGCGGGAGCCCGTGGACGTCCGCGCCGCACGGGTCGTCCTGCATCGTGCCCCCGAGAGTGCGCACGGCTTCGTCGTGCACGCCACCTTCCCCGTCTATCTGTAG
- a CDS encoding WXG100 family type VII secretion target, with the protein MEQPRLKAKWDSLTALADDLDDMQAYLDRQVKRMDEIVDSIEAGWRGPAAKAYRAFHRGAAEDAVRIRMVMQRLEQAVRLSRDGFSQNDLDVMDRLRAIQATVDVQAETRELSTPGPGVPDAARSRIADF; encoded by the coding sequence ATGGAACAGCCGAGACTCAAGGCGAAGTGGGACAGCCTGACCGCGCTCGCCGACGATCTCGACGACATGCAGGCCTATCTCGACCGGCAGGTCAAGCGCATGGACGAGATCGTGGACAGCATCGAAGCCGGCTGGCGCGGTCCGGCCGCGAAGGCGTACCGGGCCTTTCACCGCGGCGCCGCCGAGGACGCGGTGCGCATCCGCATGGTGATGCAGAGACTCGAGCAGGCCGTACGCCTGAGCCGTGACGGCTTCTCGCAGAACGACCTCGACGTCATGGACCGCCTGCGGGCCATCCAGGCCACGGTGGACGTGCAAGCGGAGACGCGTGAGCTCTCCACACCCGGTCCGGGTGTTCCTGACGCGGCACGCAGCAGGATCGCCGACTTCTGA